The sequence below is a genomic window from Anser cygnoides isolate HZ-2024a breed goose chromosome 8, Taihu_goose_T2T_genome, whole genome shotgun sequence.
gcagcagcaactgtCAATAGTTTTGTCCAAGCACGCAGCTCTGGATGATTACACTGGTGATGGAACTAATGAACTCAGCAGGAACAATTTCCTCACGGTATTTCTACTTAAGAAGTACAGCATATACCTGCTACCATGATAataagcaaaacttttttttttttcttgaggggGGTATTGGGGAACAGGGAAATTAACTTTGAACAAATCTAAGTAAAGGAATAGTTTATTATCCGTTGCTACTCTATTCAGTGCTTCCAAATTCCACTGCGAGATGACTAATAACCTGTTCTGTACTCCATTAGTAATCTTACAAATTACAGAAAGCTTGACAAgcagaaaattaactttttgcATAAAATTAACATAACACAAGGAAAAATGTGTACATGGATCTAAAAACCTATCAATAGTTTAGATACACAGGGATAGCATGCATGACATGGAGGATTGACAAAGGCAGAACCATAAGGCagatgtggggttttttgtttgcttgtggtttttttttttgtttgttttttgttttgttttgttttagaaatgatCACCACCCCAAAGATGTGAGGTGCTTCATCGATGAAGCTCAGTCACACCAATGACGCTTCTGAGATCTTTAGGACAGTGATCTATTCAGAAACACCAGCAAAGTCTGAGAATCCCATTTCTGCCTCTTCATGCTGCACACCATGCACATTCTTCCATTTAAACTATCTATATTTCTTCAGAATCTGAGCGCGTGAAACCTACTGCACTAAATGCCCTAACTCCCAAGGCAGAGGGTTGTGGGGTGGTAGCAGTCACTTCAGTATCCATCGTTTCTTTCACCAACTGTTGCAATTTCAGTCAACAGATAATTCTGAAAACACTTCAAGCACATGCTGCTGAAATTGCATACATTTGATTATCTAGCCCGCGGTacttaaaatactgaatttataGATATCTTAAGTAGCTTTTTAGTTGAGGCAATAAGAATGGTTAAGAGATAGAAGTTTAAGAGTCCTGTCTTGTTTAGTGACGTGAAGCAAGAAACTACAAAATTTTGATATAGTGATGTTAAGTCTAGATGGGTATATAAATTGGGTTTGTATGTATGCTTCAACACTTGCAaagattcaaataaataaaacctaaatccaggtatttattttgattttattacaTAACATACGTGTTTCATCAGATTTCCTCAAGACCCTACATGATTTATACTTACAACTGTCTGGCAGATTGTAGCAAGTTATTTTTGGCACTACAGGCTCATCTAGTAGTGAACAAGGGTAGAATATTTACTTGGATCAAGTAAATTCAACTGAATGGAACACCTTAAAATAGAAGACTAACATCTTGATCAGCAATTCACTTTAATTTCCTTGTGACGCATTCCTAATAAATTATCTcacctagaaaaaaaagtgatggcaAGAAGCTAGTACTGGAAACCTAACCAAGAAGTCAGACTTATTTATAACAAGTGTGAAAGTTATGGACATGTTTAAAATACTACTTACTGCGGCTCGAGCTTCTGCAACTTTTGCCTTCTTCAATCTGGTTTTAGCTGCATCCAAATCcagtcttttattttgtaatagtTTACgttctttctgaaagcaagttAGGTTAGTTCATGAGATAAAGTAGattcaaaagcaaaatcctGTCTATTTGgatccctcccccccccacaacATCACATACAAAAAGGGTTCTCCAGTTGAACAAAGAAGCAGAATTAGGTCCTAACTATTCTCACACAGTTTATATTAAAGGTACATACCTTGAGAAGTACAATAGTTACAAAAAGCAAGACTTCAGAATTTTGATTGGTCAAAAGGAAGGAGAATACAACAAGGGCACAATTTTATCTGACCTTTTCTAAATTAGTTTGAGGAAACCAATAGTGCACAGTTATCTACTACTTCAGAGATTTACACTTCCaatcattttgaaatgctgaagaACACACGCTTCAACTTACAGTAATAGTTTTGTAGTCTCCTTCAATGAAGTTTTTTAGGGGAGTAAGAAAGTTTATAGCAGAAGTCTGAATTAGTTCTCTGTCTGCTGTTCCAATTCGCTTTTGTGTTTCTCCACATTTAATGAGTGCATTTCCTGCAAGTGAGAAAATATGATAGTTTCGTAGCAATTCAGGCAGGTGGTTATCAAAACAAGTTACTATGGGAACAAGAATCAAAGCCAACAGTTTGAAAGACAATCCAGCACCATAGTAGGtactttcaaaatacattaGAATCACCTAATAATGCTAATTCTTCTTGTTTTATATTAATACCAATCACAGGGCAAGGCCAGATTTcagtacaaataaatacagcattgtAGAAGCTGCATTAGATATGGCAACGCCATTGTGCACACCTATGTTAGGATTGGATACTGTAATCTGTATATTAATCTAACAACTTCCTCCCCTTGTACcacatttaaaagtaattaaacaaGAGTACTTGATAGCAAGGAAAACACCTGCTTAGCTACTAGAAAATGCTTCTTACCCCCATGATCAGCTCCAACTTCATGCATGTAGCTTTTGTACATTAACTGAACAATACTTTGAAATTTTGTTGTAAGTTACGTAAGGAAGCTCAAGTTAGTACATCAAGAATACAGTTCTCATTAGAATGTTTCAACAAACCCTCAAGACTGAGTTAGAAGATGCACTCACTAAGTTCTCAGACAATAAATACTTTTGTAACACACAAGGTAACTTCCTAGAGGAAGAtgagaaatataattttacatTGTTCAGAAAAGAAGAGATCTGTGCattttccccccctctccccttcaTTTGTTGCTTTCACTTACCATACGCTGTTCCTGGGCCAAATTCATTACCAGCATCGATCATATACTGGCCTAGTAACTCTGGATTATTCATACGACTTGGTGCTTTCCGGTCCAGTTTCTCATAGACAAATTCTTCTATCCTGGCatctaaaaaaaatgtgtatttcaaaCACTTACTATCACTCAAAACACAACTCacaagtagaaaagaaaaaaaataaaaaggaaaaagaaagcagaatttctaAACCTAGATGTTCAAACTCAACATTAAGCAAACGTGAAGTTAAAGATACTGTTTTTGGAGACTATCTATATTCCACATTTGTCATGCTTGCTTCAAGTGTTTCTTAGAGTCTTCCGTGAAAGTGAAAagctatacttttttttccctcctataATCGGGTTTTAAAAAGTTGGGTCAGAAGTCTTCACTCAAACACTTCTCCTTAAATACAAACCAAAAGTACCATGCATAGAAAACTACAAAGCTGGGGAAGTGTTAAAGACTCAGCATCtagaaaaaataagtatttagtAAAGGAATTGTTAGAGACAAACATTTCAGTTCTTCTTGCCTGCTTCAAAATGATTTGTATTGTACAGGAAGTTTAATATTATGAAATAGAGCAATGAAATTCCTTGAGCCACTGCATCTGCATGAAAAACTTCAGAGTTCTTACAGACACCTAATATTTCTGGATCTGGAGtcagaaattcatttaaaaaggaaacaaagcaaaacaaaaatccactaGATCCACTACTAGAGTAGGGAACCAATGCTATAGTTTAAAGCTTTTTACATTTGAAAGGTTATagaagaacaggaagaaagcaaTTGGTACAGCACCTCTGATTCCCAGTGGCTCTTCAAAGTGTGCCCCTCTGTAACTACAGCCTTCAAAACTGCTGAAGTTAGTCATAATTTAGGCAATACCTATGCCAGTAAACATTTACACTGGCAAGGCTATGAATTCAAAagttgcaaacaaaaaaaaaaaaaaggactcctTACTTGGATTTGGCTGCAATaacacttctgtttgtttcattattttctctgtccACAGCTTAGTGCATTCTGCTTTGCTGAGGAGGTTCTCCAGGTGAGCATCCAGTTCAGTCTTCTCTGCTTGACcaagcttttcttctgtgaacTATGGTTAGTCAAACAGATTGAAAACAGTTAATTCATAGAAATAGTTTCCCAGTGCAAGTTTAAGACAGTAACTATTCACTCTCATTGCTTGCACATCAAGTTATTCAGACATCACTGAAAATCTAAGGATAGATTTGAAAGTTAACTTCAACAATCCACCTTTAttatcagcaaaaaaaaaaaagggaagggctTTTTACTCACACTGAGATGAGGAGGGTAATCTACAACATTATGAAGAAATCTTCTGCTCTACCTCTTCTTGCTACCAAGAGTTCTCACTTGAAGCATTTTGTCCAACTTTGCACAGTGCTCATGAAAACACGAGCCGAGAGCCCAGAGGTAACAGAGGCAACTACAAGATTACTTCAGCCTTGTGAGTTTTGTAATCAAGCTTGTCCCTTCTCCCATGGGGAAAGCTGAAGACGTAACAGATTCTCACTGCAGATACCTTTACTGTATTTAGAGTGTTATCCTGTCTAGAGCAAACAGGGCAAGAAGCAGTGGGTTCAAAATTCAGTATAGTGATTTAAATCAGACATCAGAGAAAGCTTTCAAGGCAAGGACTGAACGTTAAAATAAGACTGACCTGGGAAGTTGTGGAATATACACTGGtcgggggggagggagggggcatTTTAGAATAGGACAGACAAATGCTTCAGGAACTGTTTAGATAAAACTGATCCTGTTAAGCTTAACAGAAACAGTAAATTGACCTCCTGAGTTCTCTTTCAAGCTGTATTTTTAGTGAAATCCAATGCAACTTCATTTagctaaataaatacagtagACGATTCATTTCAGTTGATATTAAATTCATGCCGAGTCTTATTACTCCACAACCAGTTTGTACTTCAGTCCCAGTTCCCTGGGAGAGAAGGAAGACACGTTTCATGTcagggaacaaaacaaaaccggAACCAAGGGCTTGGCCTGACTTTCCTCGGATCGGTGGTTCCGCATGATGATGATGATCTCATCACTTGACAGCCTGTTCAAAGGCAGGCATTCTCAGAAGAACCTGGTTTAGGATTAAATCCTTAACAGTCTTTGCAGTTAAGAAAACAGTACTAGAAGCACTCCAACTGTCAAACCTGATTCTTAGCAAGCTCTTAGGTGGAATATTTAAACTCACAGTAAAACACAAGAacataatacaaataaaactgcAGTGGCCAAGTTggttttaatttccatttcacATAGAACAAAACCAGCTTTGATAGCGTGCACATCTAAAGTCTAGAGGCATGCTGCAGCATTTAGGGTTGTACATAAAAGTAAGCTGCCTTGGTGAGACAGTTCAGCTGCAGTATAGGGAGGGAATAGAATTTAGGTATGGACCTGCTACTACTATTGTTTAAAAGGCTCCTTAAAACAAGGTCAGGCACTGTAAGTAGTTCTCAAAAAACTTTTAACAGATTCATTAGAATACAATATAAATGGCTTTGAATTTGACTAATTACAAAGAATCGTATTTGTTTACAAAATGGCCTTTTCACTCAATATTTCCAGAACTCTACTTTGCAGTGTAAGGGCTGCGTACTCCATGTTAGACTTCCTGTACccacttaaaggaaaaaaaaaaaaaagcaatacagaGCATATAGAAAATAGTAGTTTGACGGTATGGATTCCAGAACAGCCTTCTGTAACAAGTCACATCAGCAAGACACCTACCAAGCTATCGCTAATAAATTCCAAATATGCACACAGGTTGCCTGAACGTGACCAGCTTACACAGAAGGAAAGTGTACTGTTCTGCAAACAACTGGGTTACTGTGGCCCCATCGACATTTTGAGTTTGCACTGCAAAATTTCTAGAAGGAGAAGTTACATCAAGACAGCCTCTAACTTCAGGTAGAAGTCACGGACAATAGAAGTGTTCCTACTACTAAAGAGGAAAAGCCCAGCTCATTCCCATCTGCTATACATGCAGCTTGTCAATTACAGGGCCTGGCAAGAGGAAGGACACATTCCTACTACTACACTCTGtggcattatttattttacctctaATACTAcgcttgttttctgctttgctccACAAATTGGAACTGCTGCAAGATTCACTGAGAACAAGTCATTCAAAGCATTTTCTACTTGACAGAAGAAAGGACAGTTTTGGGATGCAGACAGCTGGTAGGCTCAACTTTGCCATAGATTATGAATGTAGAAATGAATATAGCAGTCTGAATATGGAATAATCTCTGGAACATGAGCATCAGGTGCTTGTTAGTAAGAGTCCCAATCCCCTTGGAACAGAAAAGCCTGTGAAACCTCTAACAAGGTGTTCACTGTCTTGTAAGATGGCTGAAGTAAGTTGAAATGGAAGTTAAGTGGCTTTCTTACACATCATTTTATGCCGCTGAactgtttcatttgtttgtttctaatatCAAAGGAACTACTGTCAGATTACACCACATTATCCAATGATGCCCAAACATAAAAAAACGAATCCACAAACAGATTGCCTCTCAGTCTCATCTGTAGGCCTCCCATAGCCAGTAacacaaataaagaaacaaaacaggaggagcagcagtAGCACACACAGCATTAGCCACTCGGACTGCAATAATGTGTGAAGGATTCGCTCCTCCCCCTCAGGGGCTTCATTACGCTTCTCATCTGAGGAGAAGGTGACAAAAATCGCAAGGTCCCGCCACAGGCTCTTACAATGAGGGGTGAACTTCACGTCCCTTTTTCCCTTGGCCAGCAAGAAAAGCTGAAGGGGCGGAGGCTGGAAAGGAAGACAGGCTGGGAAGCACGCAGCCCTGACAGAagccggggaagggggggcatGGAAAGACCTCCATCACAAAGGAAAGCCACAACTACTACTTGGAGTTCATTGCAATCGGAGCAACAATGTTTTCTGATGAGGTTGTAttttcagagctctgctgctgattGCTGGTTCTGCTTGAACACGGAGATTTAGGCCAATACATCAGCCTGATCACACCAGATAACCGCTTTAATCCCGTGCCAAACCTGACCGTGACCCACGGAAAAATCACAAGAAACCACAGCGAATTACTACGCTCTGCTCGGACCTCCACCTCCCCACAGGAAATCTGGTCAGGTTTGATTATGTAAAGGAAGAGGATTACGGCTCAAGACAACGGCGAAGGAACAAAAGCCAATTACAGTGCCCTCAGCGCGAAGAAAGGGGAAAACCGATTCAGAAACAATAGGCTGCCCAACGAGCCCCGAACCAGCCCACCCCCGGCAGACAGCAGCCTCGGCGCGTCCCGTCGGAGCCCCGCTTCCCCGGGCGGAGCCGCAGGAGCACCGGGCTGCCCCCGCCTCCCCCGGGCCGGGCCAACGCCCCGCGGCGGCCTCACGGAGCCCAGTCACGGCGGTGCCCCCTCCGCCCCACCCCACCCCGCGGGGCGGCCCTACCTGCACGGCGCGGCTCAGGAAGGTGCCCGCGTCGGCCGCCAGCTTCTTCACGTTGAAGTCCATGATGTTCATCTTGCGGCGGCGGCACGGCGCTGACTCAGCtccggcggccgccgccgctcccggcccggcccggccctgtggggagccgccggggggagggcccgggcccggcgccgccgccgatTGGGCGCGGCCGCGGCGTCAGGCGCAGGGCCCGGATCGGCCGCGCAAGGGACGACGGCGGGCGCGGCGCCGGGGCGGGAGCGGGCgggagcgggcgggcggcgcttCCCGCCGCTGGGGGCGGCCCGGAGGCGCCGTGCGGGGTCGCGCCTCGCGCCCCGCCTGAGGGAGCCGCCCGCCGTTACCGCCCGCCTCAGGGCGTTCTGTGAGAGCCTGAGCCGGGCACAGCCTGGAAGCGGTCGTTCAGAAACTGTTGGTTTTGTGCAGAGACACAACCGTAAAGTAGCGGCAGAACATCGCAGGAGTATTTGAAAACGCCTCGAGTATCATAATGTAACTTAACGCCACCAATAAAGCAAGTTAGAAGAAAACAGTCActgcttttaataatttttccaCTATTTTAGCATCCCTCATTGTTAGTTTTGAAtgctcaggaaggaaaaaaggaccTTTGGCATGGGCTAGCTAGTTTGAAATGTTCACAAGGTGTTATCATTAGCCATGAATTAATATTCCCTGCTTGAAAGTGAACCTGGTCATTTGGCGAGGTAATTCACCAGCTAATCCCAACGTTAAGTAACCCCAGGCTAGGTTTGATAAAGTTGGAGGAAATCCTAGGGCACGAAGGCAGGAAGTGAATTCCAGAACAAGGAAGTAACCGGAAGAACCAACACAATCTTTCTTAAGTGCTGGTCAGATTCCAGGAATTAAAGCCAAAACAAAAGCCAAGCAGTGTCAAGTTCCCCTTGTACCCATAGCACTGCTGCTAAGGAGAGGGCCTGAAAGCTACTGTATGCGTGCGTTTGTTTACCTGAGCGTGTTCTACCACTTTCAGCTTTTATCATGTCACTTACATAATAAACACCTATGTGTGTAACTGTTTATATACAAAAAGTATATGGcatgtttgtttccatttcttaaaaGGAGTTCTACTAGCATAATAAGGTCTCAGGAGTCTCTGGTGTTGGAGGAGACAGTGCTGTGCTCTAGGTGGTCATGTAAGAACTGGTTAGTATGTCTTGTGATATCAGCATACAACGTGTGAAAAGACAGAAGCATCAAAGATTTTACATTTGGAGACGCAAATGTAATTCTTTTCATAGCTTTCATTGGTGTTGCCAATAGCTCCCAGTGGCGTCCCACAACAAGACAGAGATACTGAACAACTGAGTGCAGGGGTGCCTGACGCTGAGGCAGAAGCATCACCTCAGGTGAGAGGTACCCCAGGAATGCCTGGGACAAGTGGTGTGTTCAGGCTGGAATTCACAAAAGCCGACGTGGTCTAGCTCTGGCCAGAACAAAATACTGCTTAGTCTTCTGTGAACCTTGCACCGTGTTGCTGCCCATGGCGTATAAACCTCACCAACCAGAGAGGAAAGTGCTGCCCTCTATGGCGTATTGACAGCCTTGACACTCAcctctttccttcagaaaatggGGAGATACCTCTCCTTTCcttggaagaggaggaagagtcTGATCTATTAAGCCCCCAAGGGTTAGAGCGCTCTTGTAGGCTTTGGAATACCTACTTTTAATTGTTTCTTTCCTAGGGAGTGCTAAACACAACAGTCCCACTTCTTAGGACTGTGACTTTAATAGACAGTACTTCCACCTTTAGCAGATGGGCTGTTTGGCTTATGTGGGGCACTGaatgttattttcagttccCCCTTTCAACATCCTTCCTC
It includes:
- the SH3GLB1 gene encoding endophilin-B1 isoform X3 produces the protein MNIMDFNVKKLAADAGTFLSRAVQFTEEKLGQAEKTELDAHLENLLSKAECTKLWTEKIMKQTEVLLQPNPNARIEEFVYEKLDRKAPSRMNNPELLGQYMIDAGNEFGPGTAYGNALIKCGETQKRIGTADRELIQTSAINFLTPLKNFIEGDYKTITKERKLLQNKRLDLDAAKTRLKKAKVAEARAASEQEVRITQSEFDRQAEITRLLLEGISSTHAHHLRCLNDFVEAQMTYYAQCYQYMLDLQKQLGSFPSTFLSNNNQSSSTPVQSISTPSVLASASASLPSVSNSIVTSGISELKSSSGSRKARVLYDYDAANSSELSLLADEVITVYSIPGMDSDWLMGERGNQKGKVPITYLELLN